CCCGCGCCACCCCCATGTTGGCGCTCCGTACACCTGAAGGACAGCCTCGGACGTGCTTTTGGGGTCAGGAGCAATCCCTGCGGGCTCCCGACTCGCCGTTCGCCAGTCTTTCCCTGCGCACCCCGTCCCCAGGAAGAGCAGGAATCCGAGCATAATAAATCTCAAAGATATCACTCCCTTGCACTTTAGTTTGACGTTGATTATGTCGCCGATCACGCCACGCTGTCAATAAAGCTCATGAGTGAGGGAGCTGCCGTTGAGGCTACTCCCCCCCGGGGAGCGGGTAGGCATAGATCGGAAAGTCCATCCCCTCGATCCCCCCTGTGACCGGTACCTGGTGGATCCTGGAGACGGTGAAGATGAGCCGGTTTTGCGGATCTATGGCAAAGGTGTCTGCCCAGCGGATCCGCGGGTCCTGAACCAGTGTGCGCATCTCCCCTGCTGCGGTCCGATACGCTATGGCATCTCTCTCCAGATCCCCCATGTACAGGTTTCCCGCGCTGTCGAAAATCATTCCATCAGGAGCCGGAGTCTTTCCGAGATCTTCAACCTTCGCTGCGAGTGCCGCTTCCTCACGAGGATCGAGAAATGCCGCCACAAGAGCCTTCGTCGGAACGCGGTACAGGTGGTACCCGGTGAGCGCATGGTAGTACGACCGTGCTTCTCATCGAGCGCGATGCCGTCGGAATGGATGCGTGGAGGGGCGCCGTTGCGCAGGAACTCCTTCCCGTCGATGCGCACCGTGATCTCCTCGGCCTTGGTGGAGACGTGATTGCCGAGAAGCCGACGCGACTCCCCGCTTTTCAGGTCGAGGACCACGATTGCGCCCAGGCCGGAGTCGGTGATATACGCCTTGCCGGCTGAGTCGTCGATGCGCAGATCGTTGAGATACGACTTTTGCGGCGCGACGCTTTTGTCAAACTCGTAGGTCCTTTCCAGCTTGTTGGTCCGCAGGTCGAAGACGAAGAGTTTCGCCGTCCCCACTACCCCTGCGAACTTCGGACTGCTGGGGTCGAGCACATACAGCGCGCTCCCGTGCGCCACCACCGACTGCACGCAGGTAAAACGGTTCGTCCCCGGGCGTCCGTCCCACCGGTTCCACGCTTCATCCGGATACTGGTGAATAGACCCGTCACGGGCGATTTCTACCACCGAGAAAGGGATGCCGTCGCGCCAGCGGGGGAAATTGGCGAAGACCCGCCCGGTATCGGTGACCGTGACCCCGGTGACCTGAGCGCCTCTGAAACTCGCTACAGTGCCGAGTCGTTCCCCTGCGCGGGCGGCTACAGATTGCGGTTCTCGCACTCTTTCCTGGTGGGAGCACCCAAGGGATACGACACAACCAAAAATGCAAAGACCGAGAAATCTTCTCATAACGTCCTCCGTCAGAGTGCCTGGTAATCGATGATCCCGGCGCCCGTCCACCTACCCTTCTTTCGCCATAGTCAAAAGTATATAATACGGTGAGATAGCCAAATACGACTAAGCGAGCTTGGAAGTGTGGGGAGGCGACAATGCCGGCGAAAGTGACGAAAAACAAGGACGGCAGCTACAAGGTGAGCACGCCCAATGCAGTCCACGCCAAGGGAACCACAAAGGGTAAGGCCGAGGCCCAGGCACGGCTGCTCAACGCCATGGACCATGGGTTCGTGCCGGACAAGCAGAAGCATTCGGAGACAGAGAGCGGGAAGAAGGGAGAGAGCAAGTCCCGTAAATGACGCGGGAGCAGCCGTTGCGATTGCGCTCCCGCATGTGGCCTCGGCTCACCCCCTACCGCTGTGACTCCTCACGAGGTGCCCCAAGCATTTCGGCATAAACCCTTGCCAGAGCGTCCAAAGCCGCTGCGCAATCCCCCCTGAACGAGGAGCCGTGCATGGCGGCTAGAACGCGGGGCTTTAGCTGTGCCAGCCTCTGCAAGGTAGGACCCGTCAGCGGGGAATACGGATAGGGGTTTGCCAGGGGCCCGGCCTGGTAGGCAGCAAGCGCCTGCCGCGCAGACGGAACGATATCCACCTCTGTCAGGGCATCGGCGCTGCCATTTTGCAAAAAAAGGTCGGAGCAGTACAGCGTCCCTTCCGTCTCCTCAAAAAGCAGGCTCGCATCCCAGGCATGGGGGACATGAGGGGTCTCGAGAAAGCGAAAGCGATGGCGGCCGGTGGAGAAGGTTTCGCCATCTGCCAGGACGTGGGCCCTGCCCCCTATGAAGTCGTTGATGTTCACCAGAGCTCCCACCGTCCCGCACACCGGCTTCGCATCCGGCGCCACCGAAAGCCATTCGTTGAGGGAGCCGCATTCGTCAGACTCGAAATGGCTGAAGCCGATCCAGCAAATGCGCGCAGGATCGAGAATTTTGGCAACAGCATCCCCTACATACGGGAATAGCCCTTTCATCCCGGTGTGGTAAAGAAGCGGTTCGTCGTCATCGACCAGGAACTGGTTGAACTGCAGATCGATCTTTGCCACGTAGGTGGAGAGTCTGTAGGTGCCGGGAAAGATTTCCTCGATACGTGTTTCCATAGCGTCCTCCGGTAGTAGTATCAAAGCTGCAGTGCAGAGATATTCTATACCGCAATCAGCCACCTCGCCCGCCTCACGCCCACGCGATCCTGCTCTTTTCCCCACCAAAACGCTGCACCTTTAATCTTTACATGCCCGCGAACACAAAACGGGGGGAAGCCGTGCTTGCCGGGGTATTTGCTTCGTCTCTGGACGATGAAATATAATGATCTTTAAGAGGGAAGAAAACTCGAAGGGTCAGAAAAAAGACGTCGTTCAGGGAAAACAGGAGGTGAAAAGGAATGCCCGGACTGACAGGAAGGACGGGACGAACGACAGAGAAGAGATATGGCAGAGGCTTTGTCCAGGGCGCCAAGAGGAGGCCTGAAATCACTACCGCCCCCGAGGAGACGATCGCCGCACCGAGGATCTTCAACGTGATTCTGGAGAACGAATTCGTAAAGGTGATCGATATCCGCATGAAGAGCGGTGAAATCTCGCCGATGCATGCTCACGCAACTCCATACCTGACGTATGTGTTGGCGCCCTGCAAGATGAGATACACCTCCCCGGACGGAGAAGTGGAAGAGACGGCGATGCAACCGGGAGACGTGCATTGGCACAACGCAGAAATACATCATGCGGCAAACTTTGGTGACACCGACGGTCATATTTTGTTTGTAGGGGTTAAAGAGCAAAGCGCAATGATGACCGCAGGAAAGGCGATCGCACCGCCAGCGGCGGCCGCGCTGTCCGACTTCAGGCTGATTTTTGAAAATGACGCTGTACGGGTGGCCGAAGTCCGGATGAGAGGGGGTGCAGCAGAGCCGATGCATTCGCATCGTGCCGGGTACGTCGCGTACCCGCTGTCGCCCTGCAAGTTGAGGTTCACCTCATCCGCCGGCAGAGCTGAAGAGGTATCGATGGATGCTGGCGAACCGCAGTGGCACGAGCCAGAAACGCACCAGGTCCAAAACGTAGGCGCAACCGAGTGCCGCGTCCTGGTTGTCGAGATGAAGCGGTAAGAATGCCGCTAAGGCCCTGCAGGTTGTGCAGGGCCTTTTTCAATTTCAAAGGGATCCCCCCCTCATTTCACTTGCCGCAGCGTCGGTAAGTGCCGGTTCTGCACAGTCAACATGCCCAAAGGTATATAATTGCTTATGGTAGGAAGGACCGGGCAGTGGACGGGATGTAACAAGGGGAGGAAAGCCAGAATGAGTAAGCACAAACACCATAAACGTGCCGCATCAGCAACACCGGAATTTCAAAACCAGCAAACAGGGCAGCTGGCGGGGACAGAGATGACGCCGGGGCGTGAACCGGCTGAAGGTCCTGATGGTCCTGGGATGGCGTCACCTTCACACGAAGCGTTCGAACATCATACTGCTGATCTGGATCCCGTTGAGGGAGCGGATATTGACTGACGGGATCAGAGGCAGCCGGCAACTGAGCTGCTGTTTCAGACGAAGGGGACGAAGTCGCGGGCACCTCTACAGTGGCTCCGCGCCGACGTCCCCTTCTCCTCTTAGACGCTGGAACCATCCGCGGCGCCCCTCCCCGTCTCCCAGGCTCAAGGCGCCACTTTGGCGACGCCGTGATCAATCCTGTTGTGCGTCTCCTGCTCCCTTCCTTGTCCAGAGCACCATGACTGTCCGTCCAGGCGTTGCCTTCGATGCTGTCTGGATCCACCCACCATTCACTTCCCATACCATCACCGGCACACCGTAGATATCAGTCCGCACGCGGTGCTGAGGCAACATATCCAGGCGCCTTTCGGTCCCCAGCTTCTTTTGCAAGTAATCCTGCACCTGGGCAAAAGAGGAATCCGGAAACTCGAGACGCGCGTGGCTCAGAATCCCGCCGGAGAAGA
The DNA window shown above is from Geomonas sp. RF6 and carries:
- a CDS encoding L-dopachrome tautomerase-related protein, with the protein product MREPQSVAARAGERLGTVASFRGAQVTGVTVTDTGRVFANFPRWRDGIPFSVVEIARDGSIHQYPDEAWNRWDGRPGTNRFTCVQSVVAHGSALYVLDPSSPKFAGVVGTAKLFVFDLRTNKLERTYEFDKSVAPQKSYLNDLRIDDSAGKAYITDSGLGAIVVLDLKSGESRRLLGNHVSTKAEEITVRIDGKEFLRNGAPPRIHSDGIALDEKHGRTTMRSPGTTCTAFRRRLLWRHFSILVRKRHSQRRLKISERLRLLME